The Montipora capricornis isolate CH-2021 chromosome 1, ASM3666992v2, whole genome shotgun sequence genome contains a region encoding:
- the LOC138040831 gene encoding uncharacterized protein isoform X3, protein MAKPGPLASSEERTNGAKLSQLIIDGGTTVLRNVFDTHHPPANLAADLNACYTTLVNLLHRRILNGHQWEKLFPGGGAAPDSNTFDITLLFLLLTNICGLTPPHTGWHCKPPPSDTSHEANLARIKFFRNQVYGHVTTTGVDASTFNTLWKEMSAVLVPLGLSQAEIDRLKAEQCGEEDYLDVLRDWAEREADLKTQLHDMRQLQTTVKQNVEENKSILKDLRIQQSTTQGIVEEGNFMIEDIHQIVTEIHETHHNTDQEDTIRKKLARVDTQRDVRDYTKRYLEGTRESFFAEINRWLDDKSSPNRVLVLSGNAGMGKSVIAAEMCRRMQEAGRLAGSHFCHHDRARHRNPKVMMQSLACHLSCCIPEYKKALVEQFSGNLGVEINDMEVVDLFYLLFLEPLNMVADPGFTSLVVIDALDESQYQGRNELLDVISSLFKDLPLWLRFFVTTRPEVNIWDSLKDLRPLRLEPKDEDNLKDIRFYFEQSLSVLLQAERPELVLDDLVQKSEGVFLCAQFLVDFIRVKCPIVLTLEQLEQTLPSGFSSVYQSYFQRLEQDLCKELNITEEQFLCFLSAIAAAREPLPLGFVPKLLCTKSSSLSVMRKVSKGIAIVSSLLPVHDNRIHFFHKSVKDWLTDKSCYEQHIFSVEEMEGHKILSTLCSKEFDELKSKRVSNSQSFTGTSRYALEHGVQHMLELDQDMRSCSMEQVIGNYVLCPELLYAKIFVNISAATEDIVCAMKHGGLKTISTECQETLSSLLIVLKKHRQTLEVYPFTIFQSLLNEGSSKLSSDSRQLLETKYTDRPYMEFLRKNDSPGDVQAVFYCFSRVACFDVSPSLEFMVCECCDGSIQLWSLVSGNLEWKRYVKPKYYDSLFRRFRIINTDDACQPADFERSSVFGFYRSVVFHPSKDVILPGELSYSFSFNGDLKPLFPTSKCSFSVCSIFGDEMLSDYPHDAKCLVVWNLNDGKEINRFNTDKDISSFAMSRDGKLVAVSHSTGSVCLVDRESGFSTLAETSLDSVCGMIRFSPDSRFLFCLHLKRRNFKKFCLGVTVGPEHHYSMDVVDVPSCNSVELEFHRIGGFLLGDPLSLPDPDICSVVVLNSHSLLRNRMWDRYIVMVYRNPPTKNPEFRCFDSLLFSLTGESVYAEVTVFNGSGRIPQRIMAYDVLNGEVKGQKEFESPIMRNFVAVKQGILFATKSTLELWNFDLSVCMRRWMFGVDALFSISDHQVACITFEKRGGIILDVVGGEIVEVFKLPPGNLLAWHKDLQLFASTDGREIELKQLGKTEPLWRFFLGPRFGLLGVRASFSPKGQFLSIDSDGTPKYVLDTISGKVRLKLSGDLIGYWKFISDEECVSLTSPYPPGSLLQLFNVRSGDLLVVMDVLGNPSSCLATFPRSSLIAIGSGQGLEIIKVKYPGEETLSSEAKKRELQE, encoded by the coding sequence ATGGCCAAACCTGGTCCCTTGGCCAGCTCTGAGGAGAGGACAAATGGAGCTAAGCTCAGTCAACTTATTATTGATGGTGGAACAACTGTACTGAGAAATGTTTTTGACACTCATCACCCTCCTGCAAACTTAGCAGCTGATCTCAATGCCTGTTATACCACTCTTGTCAACCTTTTACATAGAAGAATTCTCAATGGTCACCAGTGGGAAAAGCTGTTCCCTGGTGGTGGAGCCGCTCCGGACTCCAACACCTTTGATATAACTCTGCTTTTCCTCCTTCTGACCAACATTTGTGGACTTACCCCTCCCCACACAGGATGGCATTGCAAGCCACCCCCAAGTGACACCTCTCATGAGGCAAACCTTGCTCGCATTAAGTTTTTCCGTAATCAAGTGTATGGGCATGTGACAACCACTGGTGTCGATGCATCAACGTTCAATACTCTGTGGAAGGAAATGAGTGCCGTTTTAGTGCCTCTTGGGTTAAGTCAGGCAGAGATTGATCGATTAAAGGCAGAGCAATGTGGAGAGGAGGATTATCTTGACGTTTTACGGGACTGGGCAGAACGGGAAGCGGATCTCAAGACTCAACTTCATGACATGCGTCAGCTTCAGACCACAGTCAAACAGAATGTCGAGGAAAACAAATCCATCCTTAAAGACTTGCGAATCCAGCAGTCAACAACCCAAGGGATTGTTGAGGAAGGCAATTTCATGATTGAAGACATACATCAaattgttactgaaatccatgAGACACATCACAACACCGATCAGGAGGATACAATCCGAAAGAAACTTGCAAGGGTTGACACCCAACGTGACGTCAGAGATTATACAAAGAGATACTTAGAAGGAACCCGTGAGTCTTTCTTTGCTGAAATCAACAGGTGGTTGGATGATAAAAGCTCTCCAAATCGTGTCTTGGTTCTCAGCGGAAATGCAGGGATGGGGAAATCTGTCATCGCTGCTGAGATGTGCAGAAGAATGCAAGAAGCTGGCAGATTGGCGGGGAGCCATTTTTGTCACCATGACAGAGCACGCCACAGGAATCCCAAGGTGATGATGCAGTCTTTAGCTTGTCACCTCTCATGCTGTATTCCAGAGTACAAGAAAGCTCTTGTGGAACAGTTTTCTGGAAATTTAGGTGTTGAGATCAACGACATGGAAGTGGTAGAtctcttttatttgctttttttagaACCTCTGAACATGGTAGCAGATCCAGGTTTTACATCTCTTGTGGTAATAGATGCTTTAGATGAAAGTCAATACCAAGGGCGAAATGAGCTTCTTGACGTGATATCCAGTTTGTTTAAGGATCTGCCGCTTTGGCTTCGATTTTTTGTGACGACGCGACCTGAAGTTAACATTTGGGACAGCCTGAAAGATTTGCGTCCACTGCGACTGGAGCCAAAAGATGAAGACAACTTGAAGGACATTCGATTTTACTTTGAACAGAGTCTAAGCGTTTTATTACAAGCTGAAAGGCCCGAGCTTGTCTTAGATGATCTCGTGCAAAAGTCAGAGGGAGTTTTTCTGTGTGCCCAGTTTTTGGTAGATTTTATAAGGGTTAAGTGTCCAATCGTTCTTACCTTGGAACAACTGGAGCAGACCCTTCCGTCGGGCTTCTCGTCTGTTTACCAGTCGTATTTCCAACGGTTGGAACAAGACTTGTGTAAGGAACTGAACATAACAGAAGAGCAATTTCTATGTTTTCTGAGTGCAATTGCAGCTGCAAGGGAACCACTGCCGTTGGGTTTTGTTCCTAAATTGTTGTGCACGAAGTCGTCGTCCTTGAGTGTTATGCGAAAGGTGAGCAAAGGCATTGCCATTGTGTCATCACTCCTTCCTGTTCACGATAACCGtattcatttctttcataaatcGGTCAAGGACTGGTTGACAGACAAGTCATGCTACGAGCAGCACATTTTCAGCGTGGAGGAAATGGAAGGCCATAAGATCCTTTCTACTCTTTGTTCTAAGGAATTTGACGAGCTAAAGAGTAAACGTGTTAGCAACTCGCAGTCCTTCACTGGCACTTCAAGGTATGCCTTGGAACATGGTGTTCAGCACATGCTAGAGTTAGACCAGGACATGAGATCCTGCAGCATGGAACAAGTGATTGGAAACTATGTGTTATGTCCTGAGCTTTTGTATGCAAAGATTTTTGTGAACATATCAGCAGCCACAGAAGATATCGTTTGTGCAATGAAACACGGTGGTTTGAAAACGATATCTACCGAGTGTCAAGAGACACTTTCGTCATTattgattgttttaaagaaGCACCGCCAAACCTTAGAGGTATATCCGTTTACCATCTTTCAAAGTCTGTTGAACGAAGGAAGTAGTAAACTATCCTCTGACTCCCGCCAGCTTCTGGAGACCAAGTATACCGATAGGCCTTACATGGAGTTCTTAAGAAAAAATGACTCCCCAGGAGATGTTCAAGctgtgttttattgtttttcacGGGTAGCTTGTTTCGATGTGTCCCCCAGTTTAGAATTCATGGTGTGTGAATGCTGCGATGGATCCATTCAGTTGTGGTCACTTGTTTCTGGTAACCTCGAATGGAAGCGTTACGTCAAACCAAAATACTATGATTCGTTATTTCGCAGATTCAGAATCATCAATACCGATGATGCATGCCAACCAGCAGATTTTGAAAGGTCATCCGTGTTTGGTTTTTACCGTTCAGTGGTGTTTCATCCCAGCAAGGATGTCATCTTGCCAGGGGAGCTAAGCTATTCGTTTTCATTTAATGGCGACTTGAAGCCGCTTTTTCCTACCAGTAAGTGCAGTTTTTCTGTCTGTTCAATATTCGGCGACGAGATGTTAAGTGATTATCCACACGATGCAAAATGTCTTGTGGTGTGGAATCTAAACGATGGCAAGGAGATTAATCGTTTCAACACAGATAAAGATATTTCATCTTTTGCGATGTCCCGAGATGGAAAGCTCGTGGCTGTTTCCCATTCAACGGGCTCAGTTTGTTTAGTTGACAGGGAAAGTGGTTTTTCAACTCTGGCAGAGACATCTTTGGACTCTGTGTGTGGAATGATCAGATTCTCACCGGACAGtcgatttcttttttgtttacatttaaaacgaCGTAACTTCAAAAAGTTTTGTTTAGGAGTCACTGTGGGGCCTGAGCATCACTATTCGATGGACGTTGTTGATGTTCCTAGTTGTAATTCCGTTGAGTTAGAATTCCATAGAATCGGTGGCTTTTTGTTAGGAGATCCTTTGAGTTTGCCAGATCCGGACATTTGTTCTGTCGTAGTGCTTAATAGCCATTCTCTTTTAAGGAACCGCATGTGGGACCGTTACATTGTAATGGTTTATCGGAATCCACCAACGAAGAACCCAGAATTCAGATGTTTCGATTCTCTTCTATTCTCGTTAACCGGCGAGAGTGTTTATGCGGAAGTAACGGTTTTTAACGGATCGGGGCGCATACCGCAACGAATTATGGCTTATGACGTTTTAAACGGGGAAGTAAAGGGACAGAAAGAGTTTGAGAGTCCTATTATGCGTAATTTTGTAGCTGTAAAACAAGGCATCTTGTTTGCAACGAAGAGCACTCTTGAACTGTGGAACTTTGATTTGTCAGTCTGCATGCGACGATGGATGTTTGGCGTGGATGCTCTCTTTTCTATTTCAGATCATCAGGTGGCATGCATAACATTTGAAAAGCGAGGTGGGATCATTTTGGATGTTGTTGGAGGAGAGATTGTGGAAGTATTTAAACTGCCTCCCGGGAATTTGCTTGCTTGGCACAAGGACCTCCAGCTGTTTGCCTCCACTGATGGTAGGGAAATTGAATTGAAGCAACTTGGTAAAACCGAACCGCTGTGGCGTTTCTTCCTCGGTCCCAGATTTGGTCTTCTTGGTGTGAGGGCATCATTTTCACCCAAGGGTCAATTTCTTTCGATAGATAGCGACGGCACGCCTAAGTACGTTCTCGATACAATTTCTGGAAAAGTGCGTCTAAAATTGAGTGGTGACCTCATTGGCTATTGGAAATTCATCAGTGACGAGGAGTGTGTTTCTCTGACGTCCCCTTACCCACCTGGCTCTCTCCTTCAGCTGTTCAACGTAAGGTCTGGAGATCTTCTTGTTGTAATGGATGTTTTGGGCAATCCGTCCTCCTGTTTGGCAACATTTCCTAGATCGAGTCTCATTGCCATTGGTTCAGGTCAAGGGTTAGAAATCATCAAAGTAAAATACCCGGGAGAAGAGACACTCAGCAGTGAGGCAaaaaa
- the LOC138040831 gene encoding uncharacterized protein isoform X2 has protein sequence MAKPGPLASSEERTNGAKLSQLIIDGGTTVLRNVFDTHHPPANLAADLNACYTTLVNLLHRRILNGHQWEKLFPGGGAAPDSNTFDITLLFLLLTNICGLTPPHTGWHCKPPPSDTSHEANLARIKFFRNQVYGHVTTTGVDASTFNTLWKEMSAVLVPLGLSQAEIDRLKAEQCGEEDYLDVLRDWAEREADLKTQLHDMRQLQTTVKQNVEENKSILKDLRIQQSTTQGIVEEGNFMIEDIHQIVTEIHETHHNTDQEDTIRKKLARVDTQRDVRDYTKRYLEGTRESFFAEINRWLDDKSSPNRVLVLSGNAGMGKSVIAAEMCRRMQEAGRLAGSHFCHHDRARHRNPKVMMQSLACHLSCCIPEYKKALVEQFSGNLGVEINDMEVVDLFYLLFLEPLNMVADPGFTSLVVIDALDESQYQGRNELLDVISSLFKDLPLWLRFFVTTRPEVNIWDSLKDLRPLRLEPKDEDNLKDIRFYFEQSLSVLLQAERPELVLDDLVQKSEGVFLCAQFLVDFIRVKCPIVLTLEQLEQTLPSGFSSVYQSYFQRLEQDLCKELNITEEQFLCFLSAIAAAREPLPLGFVPKLLCTKSSSLSVMRKVSKGIAIVSSLLPVHDNRIHFFHKSVKDWLTDKSCYEQHIFSVEEMEGHKILSTLCSKEFDELKSKRVSNSQSFTGTSRYALEHGVQHMLELDQDMRSCSMEQVIGNYVLCPELLYAKIFVNISAATEDIVCAMKHGGLKTISTECQETLSSLLIVLKKHRQTLEVYPFTIFQSLLNEGSSKLSSDSRQLLETKYTDRPYMEFLRKNDSPGDVQAVFYCFSRVACFDVSPSLEFMVCECCDGSIQLWSLVSGNLEWKRYVKPKYYDSLFRRFRIINTDDACQPADFERSSVFGFYRSVVFHPSKDVILPGELSYSFSFNGDLKPLFPTSKCSFSVCSIFGDEMLSDYPHDAKCLVVWNLNDGKEINRFNTDKDISSFAMSRDGKLVAVSHSTGSVCLVDRESGFSTLAETSLDSVCGMIRFSPDSRFLFCLHLKRRNFKKFCLGVTVGPEHHYSMDVVDVPSCNSVELEFHRIGGFLLGDPLSLPDPDICSVVVLNSHSLLRNRMWDRYIVMVYRNPPTKNPEFRCFDSLLFSLTGESVYAEVTVFNGSGRIPQRIMAYDVLNGEVKGQKEFESPIMRNFVAVKQGILFATKSTLELWNFDLSVCMRRWMFGVDALFSISDHQVACITFEKRGGIILDVVGGEIVEVFKLPPGNLLAWHKDLQLFASTDGREIELKQLGKTEPLWRFFLGPRFGLLGVRASFSPKGQFLSIDSDGTPKYVLDTISGKVRLKLSGDLIGYWKFISDEECVSLTSPYPPGSLLQLFNVRSGDLLVVMDVLGNPSSCLATFPRSSLIAIGSGQGLEIIKVKYPGEETLSSEAKKRKLQE, from the coding sequence ATGGCCAAACCTGGTCCCTTGGCCAGCTCTGAGGAGAGGACAAATGGAGCTAAGCTCAGTCAACTTATTATTGATGGTGGAACAACTGTACTGAGAAATGTTTTTGACACTCATCACCCTCCTGCAAACTTAGCAGCTGATCTCAATGCCTGTTATACCACTCTTGTCAACCTTTTACATAGAAGAATTCTCAATGGTCACCAGTGGGAAAAGCTGTTCCCTGGTGGTGGAGCCGCTCCGGACTCCAACACCTTTGATATAACTCTGCTTTTCCTCCTTCTGACCAACATTTGTGGACTTACCCCTCCCCACACAGGATGGCATTGCAAGCCACCCCCAAGTGACACCTCTCATGAGGCAAACCTTGCTCGCATTAAGTTTTTCCGTAATCAAGTGTATGGGCATGTGACAACCACTGGTGTCGATGCATCAACGTTCAATACTCTGTGGAAGGAAATGAGTGCCGTTTTAGTGCCTCTTGGGTTAAGTCAGGCAGAGATTGATCGATTAAAGGCAGAGCAATGTGGAGAGGAGGATTATCTTGACGTTTTACGGGACTGGGCAGAACGGGAAGCGGATCTCAAGACTCAACTTCATGACATGCGTCAGCTTCAGACCACAGTCAAACAGAATGTCGAGGAAAACAAATCCATCCTTAAAGACTTGCGAATCCAGCAGTCAACAACCCAAGGGATTGTTGAGGAAGGCAATTTCATGATTGAAGACATACATCAaattgttactgaaatccatgAGACACATCACAACACCGATCAGGAGGATACAATCCGAAAGAAACTTGCAAGGGTTGACACCCAACGTGACGTCAGAGATTATACAAAGAGATACTTAGAAGGAACCCGTGAGTCTTTCTTTGCTGAAATCAACAGGTGGTTGGATGATAAAAGCTCTCCAAATCGTGTCTTGGTTCTCAGCGGAAATGCAGGGATGGGGAAATCTGTCATCGCTGCTGAGATGTGCAGAAGAATGCAAGAAGCTGGCAGATTGGCGGGGAGCCATTTTTGTCACCATGACAGAGCACGCCACAGGAATCCCAAGGTGATGATGCAGTCTTTAGCTTGTCACCTCTCATGCTGTATTCCAGAGTACAAGAAAGCTCTTGTGGAACAGTTTTCTGGAAATTTAGGTGTTGAGATCAACGACATGGAAGTGGTAGAtctcttttatttgctttttttagaACCTCTGAACATGGTAGCAGATCCAGGTTTTACATCTCTTGTGGTAATAGATGCTTTAGATGAAAGTCAATACCAAGGGCGAAATGAGCTTCTTGACGTGATATCCAGTTTGTTTAAGGATCTGCCGCTTTGGCTTCGATTTTTTGTGACGACGCGACCTGAAGTTAACATTTGGGACAGCCTGAAAGATTTGCGTCCACTGCGACTGGAGCCAAAAGATGAAGACAACTTGAAGGACATTCGATTTTACTTTGAACAGAGTCTAAGCGTTTTATTACAAGCTGAAAGGCCCGAGCTTGTCTTAGATGATCTCGTGCAAAAGTCAGAGGGAGTTTTTCTGTGTGCCCAGTTTTTGGTAGATTTTATAAGGGTTAAGTGTCCAATCGTTCTTACCTTGGAACAACTGGAGCAGACCCTTCCGTCGGGCTTCTCGTCTGTTTACCAGTCGTATTTCCAACGGTTGGAACAAGACTTGTGTAAGGAACTGAACATAACAGAAGAGCAATTTCTATGTTTTCTGAGTGCAATTGCAGCTGCAAGGGAACCACTGCCGTTGGGTTTTGTTCCTAAATTGTTGTGCACGAAGTCGTCGTCCTTGAGTGTTATGCGAAAGGTGAGCAAAGGCATTGCCATTGTGTCATCACTCCTTCCTGTTCACGATAACCGtattcatttctttcataaatcGGTCAAGGACTGGTTGACAGACAAGTCATGCTACGAGCAGCACATTTTCAGCGTGGAGGAAATGGAAGGCCATAAGATCCTTTCTACTCTTTGTTCTAAGGAATTTGACGAGCTAAAGAGTAAACGTGTTAGCAACTCGCAGTCCTTCACTGGCACTTCAAGGTATGCCTTGGAACATGGTGTTCAGCACATGCTAGAGTTAGACCAGGACATGAGATCCTGCAGCATGGAACAAGTGATTGGAAACTATGTGTTATGTCCTGAGCTTTTGTATGCAAAGATTTTTGTGAACATATCAGCAGCCACAGAAGATATCGTTTGTGCAATGAAACACGGTGGTTTGAAAACGATATCTACCGAGTGTCAAGAGACACTTTCGTCATTattgattgttttaaagaaGCACCGCCAAACCTTAGAGGTATATCCGTTTACCATCTTTCAAAGTCTGTTGAACGAAGGAAGTAGTAAACTATCCTCTGACTCCCGCCAGCTTCTGGAGACCAAGTATACCGATAGGCCTTACATGGAGTTCTTAAGAAAAAATGACTCCCCAGGAGATGTTCAAGctgtgttttattgtttttcacGGGTAGCTTGTTTCGATGTGTCCCCCAGTTTAGAATTCATGGTGTGTGAATGCTGCGATGGATCCATTCAGTTGTGGTCACTTGTTTCTGGTAACCTCGAATGGAAGCGTTACGTCAAACCAAAATACTATGATTCGTTATTTCGCAGATTCAGAATCATCAATACCGATGATGCATGCCAACCAGCAGATTTTGAAAGGTCATCCGTGTTTGGTTTTTACCGTTCAGTGGTGTTTCATCCCAGCAAGGATGTCATCTTGCCAGGGGAGCTAAGCTATTCGTTTTCATTTAATGGCGACTTGAAGCCGCTTTTTCCTACCAGTAAGTGCAGTTTTTCTGTCTGTTCAATATTCGGCGACGAGATGTTAAGTGATTATCCACACGATGCAAAATGTCTTGTGGTGTGGAATCTAAACGATGGCAAGGAGATTAATCGTTTCAACACAGATAAAGATATTTCATCTTTTGCGATGTCCCGAGATGGAAAGCTCGTGGCTGTTTCCCATTCAACGGGCTCAGTTTGTTTAGTTGACAGGGAAAGTGGTTTTTCAACTCTGGCAGAGACATCTTTGGACTCTGTGTGTGGAATGATCAGATTCTCACCGGACAGtcgatttcttttttgtttacatttaaaacgaCGTAACTTCAAAAAGTTTTGTTTAGGAGTCACTGTGGGGCCTGAGCATCACTATTCGATGGACGTTGTTGATGTTCCTAGTTGTAATTCCGTTGAGTTAGAATTCCATAGAATCGGTGGCTTTTTGTTAGGAGATCCTTTGAGTTTGCCAGATCCGGACATTTGTTCTGTCGTAGTGCTTAATAGCCATTCTCTTTTAAGGAACCGCATGTGGGACCGTTACATTGTAATGGTTTATCGGAATCCACCAACGAAGAACCCAGAATTCAGATGTTTCGATTCTCTTCTATTCTCGTTAACCGGCGAGAGTGTTTATGCGGAAGTAACGGTTTTTAACGGATCGGGGCGCATACCGCAACGAATTATGGCTTATGACGTTTTAAACGGGGAAGTAAAGGGACAGAAAGAGTTTGAGAGTCCTATTATGCGTAATTTTGTAGCTGTAAAACAAGGCATCTTGTTTGCAACGAAGAGCACTCTTGAACTGTGGAACTTTGATTTGTCAGTCTGCATGCGACGATGGATGTTTGGCGTGGATGCTCTCTTTTCTATTTCAGATCATCAGGTGGCATGCATAACATTTGAAAAGCGAGGTGGGATCATTTTGGATGTTGTTGGAGGAGAGATTGTGGAAGTATTTAAACTGCCTCCCGGGAATTTGCTTGCTTGGCACAAGGACCTCCAGCTGTTTGCCTCCACTGATGGTAGGGAAATTGAATTGAAGCAACTTGGTAAAACCGAACCGCTGTGGCGTTTCTTCCTCGGTCCCAGATTTGGTCTTCTTGGTGTGAGGGCATCATTTTCACCCAAGGGTCAATTTCTTTCGATAGATAGCGACGGCACGCCTAAGTACGTTCTCGATACAATTTCTGGAAAAGTGCGTCTAAAATTGAGTGGTGACCTCATTGGCTATTGGAAATTCATCAGTGACGAGGAGTGTGTTTCTCTGACGTCCCCTTACCCACCTGGCTCTCTCCTTCAGCTGTTCAACGTAAGGTCTGGAGATCTTCTTGTTGTAATGGATGTTTTGGGCAATCCGTCCTCCTGTTTGGCAACATTTCCTAGATCGAGTCTCATTGCCATTGGTTCAGGTCAAGGGTTAGAAATCATCAAAGTAAAATACCCGGGAGAAGAGACACTCAGCAGTGAGGCAaaaaa